The Bombus huntii isolate Logan2020A chromosome 2, iyBomHunt1.1, whole genome shotgun sequence genomic interval ACTATAGCTAATATCCTATTTTAGTATTGGTACTATTTATTTAGTATTGGTATTTCTTTGctgtaatattatttaatattattatttgctATTGTATTACAGTCTCTCATATGATAgaatattgttattaatttaatttttctagaatttgtatatatttttattgcttatttttgctaattatttttatgattttacgCCTTATCACCTTTTACTcttgtaacatttttaacaGATCACGAACGTTTCTTCTATAAGCGAtgctatttatattttacatttatgtCAGCCACATAGAAATATTCTATAGGATTCTCTCGTGGTACGATGTTCTTGACATTTATTTGACGTTGATGTAATGTTTTATTAGCATCAACTTGCGGTTGGCTCGCGGTTAATTTTACACTATTATCTCATTGTTAATGGTAATTTCAAAAATGTGTCACTTTTTGTTTAAACCGAGCAATGTGAAACGCCTTAAATAATTGAAAGTATGGAGCTCTGATAAGTTTACTATTCAGAGTTATCTGAAATCGAGTTAAACGTTAGAACCATACAAGGCAATGTATACTatcacatattatatatacatttatatcatACGCAATGAAATGGAGTAACAAAACTATTTAATTTCAGTATTAAATTACATCTATATTACCTAGAGCGAAGATGTGAAGAAAGTAATAATCAGCTTTCAATGTTCACAAAAACAATACCTCAATCTTACTCATATTGTATCGGAGTACAATTGTATTCAATTGTACTTAAATCAATATGTGATTTCAattagataaatttaaaagCCATTACCGTATGCTGTATGAAATTAAGATTGATGAATTTGAACTATATGTAATTTCTCTTTATAGCATAGAATGTTATATGTATACgatattctataatttatgTAAGAGGAATATCAattgattaataataatatctaacaatttcattatttttccaGGCAtatgtgtaaaaataaaaggtGTGGCGAATACATGTTGGACAACAGACAAACAGGATATGGATGAGAGAGGACAGTACAGAGATGGAACTCAGACGGTCACCGCACATGAAGAATACTTCGATACAAAGTATTATCTTGTTGGATCAGCTTCTGGTAAAATTTTAccttaaattatttcattgtttAGAACTTTCATTggaaaaagtaataaattttctttaggAGGTGAAATCGAGATACAAGGCGGCGAGCATAAATTCCCGTTTCAATGTATTCTACCCATGAATTTACCCAGCAGTTTCGAATCCGATTTTGGCCACGTTCGGTATACAGTCAAAGCGACTCTGGATCGCCCTTGGAAATTCGATCAAGAAGTAAAGAGCCCCTTTACAGTAGTGTCGCCTTTTGACCTTAATCAAGAAGTAAGATCCTCGGTACGTATTCATCAGAAAATTCTCCATTCAGTGAAAATTTGGTGAACGTTTTACGATTGAAATTAAAGCTACAAATAGTTGACATTCGTTAAACAGTTATGGGAACACTCAGTTCCTTAAAATTTAGCATACATTTCgaagtagaaaattaaatcgagagtgaaaattttcatatttaaaatttataaaaattatagcaatattatgttttatagTTTAACTTTTGTACATACAGTTGATgtagtaaaattttattatggtATAAAGAAACGCATACATTTTCAGGAAAAGGTGCAAGTAGAAATGAGTAAGACGTTTTGCTGCTTATGTTGCGGAACACCATCATTAACTGTTAACTATTCGTTACCAGTGAGGGGATACGTACCAGGTCAAACAATGCCAATAAAGGTGAACGTTGAAAATTTGTCAGGAATCACTGTGGAGACTATAAAACTCATTTTGTGTAAGGTATATACAGTTTGATGATGCTGATAAATATGCGAtatcagtgaaaatatttCGAGATAATAATGGAATCACATGAAGTCTAGATCGTGACTTTTCGGGCTACCACACCGACCACTGATACTAAAACGGAGGAAATTGTGATAGCGGAAGTTGCCAAAGGACCCGTCGAAGGACACGGAACTGCAGATTATGAACAGAAGCTCGATATACCTCCACTTCCTCCATCGAACTTGAGGAATTGTGGAATTATTGATCTGGAATATAATCTTAAAGTCGTAGCTTGTGTCTCAGGATGGTTAGTATATGTTACCTTAtgcagaatattttatttgcgaattaattaatttttatatacgcaaaagttaattaattaattaattaatttgtatactattaattttactataagagaattttttttaatgttacaTGTTTCAAGTGAAATTAAATGCATGCGTTATTACATTTGTGAagcattataaataaatcagTGCTATTCACTATTTGTATGATACGATGATACTATGACTCATCGAATGATCTGCAAAGAATGGCAATTGAACGACACAATGGAAAATTGGCTGTATAAAACCGATTCTAGTTGCTCGTAAAAATGTTTTTGAATGAGTTAGAGCGGTTGATTCTATGTTAGGTACCATCGAAATTTGACGCAGAACACCCTTATATTTGTGGGCACGGTACcattaataaattatcaaacTCCAAGTGCTCCATCGGCCGAAGGATATCCACAACCCTCAGAAATTGGGTGGACGATGACAGGAATTCCAGTTTCAAGCGTTGACGGAAGTCCACCATCGAATTTGTATCCTAATCTGCGTAAGAATATTTTCATGTATTTCTTATAATTATATAGTTTTAATGAATTAAACTATTGTATTCTAAGAAAGGATATAGTTTAAGAGTAGttaatgtataaaattatagcTCCACCATCATACGAAGAATCAACCAATGGTGCTAGAAGTCTGTGGGAACGTGGTGAATCCGAGTATATTTTTGGTGTGTCGAATCGTTTCGCGCCAAAATATCCCGTGTTCAATTTTGCGGCGAATCAGTAaacaacgaaataaaataatttggtGCTTTGTGTTGggaaagaaaagcgaaagtcatacacgcgttacatattaCAGTCTGTAAAACAGTTTCTAGGAGCTTTGATCAAAATTAGGAGTTCGTGATTGTGTATGTTGTTTAAGTTGATAGCCTGAATTAAGAGTTGTTGAAGCACGTCTTGTTTAACTTTCTTTTAAAACAGAAGAATGCGGGCAAAATAATTAACCAAAGCAAATCccaagaaaataattatttaaagcaTAAGAATGAcagtataatttaatttatgtaatttctCATTAGGGATATTACATTTTGATTGAGATGCGGGTTAGTCATATACCACTAATGgcaaaaattgtaattagTTTTGAAGGTTGCATTTCTGCAACGAAGAAATCGTTCTGATTAATTAAGGCGCACAATTAGAAAATACTCGAAATGCAAAAAAATACTATGCATATTTTTCTATGATATTTTTCGTAGGAATGACTACAATCTAAAGCAATATTTAACATCTTTAAACTGCCGATACAAGAACATTTAGCTTTTATGATAATTTGTTCGAGtcacatttttatatgtatttaattatatgcTACCATTAGTTATATCAATATATTGTGTATAATGAAGATACAAATCCctaaatttgtatttgtatcTATCTTGTTGTCAATAAAACGttctttttcatatatttacgatatttaattatatactgTTGAATTATAGTAACTGTCATTATGTATAAGTACAGGCTTGACTTTATATGCCAAATTGATTAAACGTTATAATGATACTGAACTATCGCAAAAAATTCTACATAAGTAAGTAAAACGCAATTAGGATACAATCGTTTACTGTGCAGACGTTAGTTTCCATTCTAAGATAAATATCTTcattaatttgatatttgtaaGTATACTACCACACTTGATTaagttttatttcatattatctTTTCATATAATAAAGTAATCAATTTTagagataaataaatatctccTATCTATAATTTTTGTCCTTCGtgtgttattattttttattattgttattctATCAATGTATTTAGTAAAATGTACGAGTAAAACATTTCGAAAATGTTATATACTATCATCTATAATTCTTGTCCTTCGtgtgttattattttttattattgttattctataaatatatttagtgaAATGTACGAGTAAAACATTTCGGAAATGTTATACACTATTGCATGCTCAATAGATTACAGTTACATTCATCTCATTTCTGACCTTACTTTTCAGTTTTGTACTTTAATAAAGTCCCAGTTACTCAACCTTGTTTGTGCAGGAATGTTCTTACCTACTGCAGTTACGGTAGACGCGTAAATGTCTGCCCGAGAATTAAACGAATAACTCTCTccaataaattaaaatcaatttcttaaattaaaaaaattaaacaaatgaaatgaatttcttcaaataattgtaaaataatcaaaatttttaatgaattaaaatttcccGTTCTATCGACGCCTTTCATGCGattataattacttaaaatctTAAGTTTCAGTATATGTAAACTATAATAGTATATAGCgatttatcaattaaattccatcgaaaaatgaataatataactgtgttaaaaataaaaacgctTTATATCTTATTCTCTGGTCACGACATGGGCGTTCAAGGTGTCTATTGATTTTACGTTAATCATGTTTTGCGGAAAGATCTCTATCGATAACTTTGTCATATCGAGGAATGATTCGTCACACACGGTATTTCTTATCTATTTGCTGCATCTAGACAATGCATGACTCGATATCGTGCTGCTACATTTTTATTGCGGAACGGATCCTATCAGTGGCACAACGTTAAATTCGATTCAGGGGTCGCCTTACTTTTTAAGTTTCAACTTTAAATCGATAGAACCGTTGTGTTTCACCTTTGATTTTATAGCGGAATTGTGTATTATTTAAATCGAAATGAAACACCGGAGAGCttgtagaaaataatttttgtcgCTAACAacacaattattatttgcaaTTACTCAAAAAGATTTTTTCGTATTCACAGTAATGAAATTGGCTCTTAATACTTGTTCTTAATGAATCTGTATAAATATTCTCAAGTTCTTTCGTCAACTGACCACTACTATCCCCTCCTCTCGGCTCACTAAGTCTTGATTTGCTAACTGGCTGCGAACTCTCAGAAGTATGATGCGCAGCTTTCAActcataatataatatataaaaataaggaaatataaatgtttcCTTATTTGAAACTAGTAACCAAACAACATAATTTCATCCGCGTTTTTTCTTCGcatatcaattatttttcgttcattATTTTTAGAAACAACTTTAATTACTTCATAACCGTGTATATATTAGGTATATACAAATTAggtatatacaaatatttttgtagaaaTTCGTATAGTGCTGTCCATGAATGGACGGACCTTCGATTGGACCAGAGAAATTCGAACAGAAATGATATCGAGTACGGTTACACCTAACTTAAATTCCTTATTAACTCTTATATGCTAGTATAGCTAACATATACCTAGATCTTTTCTACTTTTGTTCCTTCTAAATTagaacgaaaaatattttgtcgtATAGCGCAAAAGAACTTTCTTTTATCTATAGGGCACTTGCATGGCGTGAAGATTTACGAAAGTCCTAATATAACAgaaattatatcttatatacaAAAGCTAGGAAAAATGAGACAGAACCAGAATTGCGCGTCTAGTTCGATGCACAATGGTGACAAAAAGTATTTGTGCATACCCTTATTTCCTAATGACACATTTTTTTTGTAGTCACGTGAAAATACTATTGTACGAAATGACACGAAATTTGATATACTCGGACTTAACTAATTGCTATATAAATGTTATACTAAATACAATAGCGTAGAGATACTTTTCGTAGCCACTGTAGGAATACAGAGGGTTAAGTTAATGGAACTATATTCCTATTGTATGTGGATCGAACAGAAGCTCCGTTGATTCGAGTGTTAACGAGGTCTCCTGTGATATCGTGCAAGAGTCGAACATCGACGTATCGCGGTCACAGAGGTATCACGTTTCAATTTTACTCGTGTATAATACATAACTACGTATTGCGATGTTCAATATACCGCATAAGTGTTAGCCGCTAGTTGGACAAATGAGGCGTTAAATTTTAACCAATTTTAGCGTACCGCTGAACCATAATCTATTGTTACGTAAGTTACACTCGAAACGTTGTCGCTAATTAAAGCATCGTGGTTTATAATTGAACGTGTCGGAACGGTGTCCAGCTCGACTCGTCGATGCTCTAATTTAGCCGGTTAAATTTCCATATTTGGAATTTATAGAGGCTCAGTGGAGTGACGTATTATCGCTATTCCACGTTCGATATCGTTGGACATGCAATAGCAAATTTCTAAGGCGTGGCAACGATTACTCTCGATCGAGGTAATTACATATTGCTGCACAAATATGCCCAGATGTTTTGATATTTTGTCGTGTTTACAAAACGTGTTTACGTTATGATACCGGAGATTGCTAAGTAAGAAACCCGCATTTAAACGTGAATGAAGTATAGTATTTTAAGTCCTTTCTGGCTACGACACTGATCATATGAAAATTTTTAGATTATAAACTTTCACACGATCATTATTAAGATGACATATCTGCGGTTCGTTTACTAATTGAGAACAAATTTGTGTGAAGTTCGATTTTAAAACAAGTATGGAAAAATGTAAGCCTTGAAACATACCGGAAAATTAAGTGGTCGTCTAAGGCTGATCGATTACATGGGAGTATCACTGGGACGGTTTTGCGTCCTTGAGAGTagcaaatgaaatattcgtaGGCTATGGTCTAACTATTGTGCGGATGTTCAACTAGCAAGGATAGTATGGATTACGATAGAGGTAGGCTAATTTTCGTCCAgttgtttgaaaattttcattatgaAGAACCATTGCGTGGGATACACGTGTCTTTAACCAACAGCCGTAAAAATACGACCATTCGAATGATAATTTAATTGCAATAGTAATTCttttatgtttgaaaataatatttcaatttgcaTGATAATTCTTTTTACGATCGTGCAATGGAATATTGCAAGATTGAAGTTTAGAATTAacatattaatatatgtatatgtatttctctcctttttaatatatatatattatatatattatgtattaaatattatactatataatataatgtaatgcgtataaaataatatattaatcgTGTTGAAATTCTTCACCAATTAATCATTCTGATGGTTTCATATTAATTTCCTTATTCGAAGTAATGAATAGATAATAAAATGCATCTTATTTGAATATATATCTAATCACTATCGTGTTATTTTGCAGTTATTTGTAATTCGTATGGAACGAAACAAGTGCAGGAGAAGACGAAACAAGTATAAAGTGGTAGGTACGTAATGtgtaaaatttctatgaaatggATACACAGcaatcaaaattaaaatttttttgcGGTTATAATTATTGCATAGTACAGATTTAATCATTCTTATAAATTCAGAGAGTAATTTTTATCTGTTTCTACCaattatgatatttaaaactaaaaaaaatttattaaatgtaaaaaaattgtaaaaaggaagatgtaaaaaattattaataaaattaattgaaaataataaaattttgccaCTGTATGTTAAAAAATGCTACTATGCttatataagaaaaactacaatattttaaagattTCAACACTACAAATTATCCTTACtgatattaaatttagtaGCTTGAAAGCTTTAGCATACAAAATTAGTCCATTAAAAAGTCATTATCACCTGGAGTATGTCATGTTTCTTTCATCCCTTCATCGTTTCACTTTCCTACATTGTACAGGAACTTGATCCTCTAATTTATTTTGAATGGTGTATTTTCCCTTCTCTACCGTGTTATTTGACATAAAATGAACGGATAGTTCATTGCATGTTTGCATAAAATACAGTTCCCTTTCTAAATTCTTCTaagttaattatatattttctttgttttgttgtgttttatatttagctgtaatatatttcaatttattgaattttataaacaaaatagtaaatagtaaactAGTACATATTGTCATTGTTTGGCTTTTTTAGATAACGAAAGATCTTAAGAATGGTCGATCTAGAGTTTGTCTATAATAACGTAAATagatatagaatattttatctattaCATTCAGTTACATGTTGACCGAATAATTGATCACTTCGACTActctaataaaaattattacaaaatacacgactattacattatgtatatatatttttttatagtaaCAATTACATTACACCccattataaaaaaatattaaattataaaaagtttCGATTTTAGACATATTGTTTGACCTTTACCAAATATGGGAGCGCATACAAGTCAGATGCTAGGCTATTTTTAGCTTCTACAAAACGGATCGAGATAAAATATATCCTATTTTCTCTCCTAAAAATTAAGCTCTACACCAGAGAAAACCCCATCAAAATCCGTTCAAAGTAGTTCCTACTTTTAGTAGTTTTAACAAGCAGTGATACGAGTGCAAACGAACAGACAAAAATTGCAAAGATTAGCTTTTTGGACTCCATAACTTATGACTGTTCCTGAATGACTGATGTTTTATGTTGTTTATTCAATGTATAAACACAACCCTTCTACTGTTTTATTACGTGTGTAGATTGTATAGATTAATTTTGAAGTTCAAAGTCACAGAATAAGCCAGCTTTTGTTTACGATAGCCTGGTAAGATTCCAAGCGTTACAGTTGGCGCGCCTGCTTAATGAGCCGAGGGCACGATGCGCGTGAACGTATGCGCGATGGATGGAGGCGCGCGTGTACGCCTCCTGTCAGAGCTGTCCGTCCGTAACGCCGCAGGACGAGTTGTCTCCGTAGAAAAGCCGCCTATGGTGGTAGTGGTAGCTCGCGAGTCTCTCGAGGGACCATTTTTTTTCTACATTGCCCTACAGCTTTTCGCGCATAATCGATAGTCAAAGCGTGTGTGTCTCACGCGCCACGGCGTATACACGTGTACGCGAATGGATCGCTGGTACACGTGCCTATTATCGTAGACAGCTGCAGATCCACGGTGGTTTCCTCTCCATTCTCGGTTTGCTGTCATAATTTTGTGCAAGCAAGTGAACAATGAACAATTCTTGGTTAGCAAGCGCAGGAATCGATGCCACCAGGAAGTCTCGAGGAATCCTCGTCCACATATCTTCGAATGCATTGGTGATCGGGTGATTGGTAATATGTGATTTGGATAACAGTTTGTTTCTCCGTATTATCTCTCTCTTGGTACACGTCTCGTTCTTCTGGGCTGTTGTCATAACAGGTAAgcatttatttttgtattgttaGGCGTGTGATCGTTGACTTGTTTTTGTTTTGGATTCCTCTTTGATAGTAAATTCGACATACGATGTAAAGTTATGTTACATTTTCTTGTTAGGAAACTTTAATGAACTCACTAGTTGAGAAGCAACACAACCTAAAAACGAGGGATATTTATACATGATAATGATGTTAAACAGTTGTTATACAGATGTTAAGAAGATTCTTTTGTATTGATTGCTACATGGTAAAGTGAATAAATAATTCGAATAACtggaaatttataaattctcGCATTTTGGTGATGCAATTGAGAAACAATATTGGAAATGATACGACGTTAAAAACAATTTCACTGAACTATGTCAGCTAATTAATCAAAtgttaagaaagaaaaagaagtgtAGCTGATGTTTTTTTACGAtgactcttttatcgaatacctTGAACATTTTTACGATATTGGATACTTGAGCGACCGATAAAATTACTCGAGTACGtgatcttttaattatttttttcatcttcGCTGAAAATATCgtatgtttattataaaacgATGAAATTGTGTTCGTTACAAAGCTTACCACATATAGGTAAAATAGTATGCTAAAAATATTGAAGTGCATGATTTGAATTTTCTGCCCAATCATCTATGacaattaattgaaaaatacaaattattatgtTGATCATAAAACAGAGATTAGTTCACATCATTAAGTTGCTAGAATATAAAAGTTATTGATAAAACTATATATACTCTGTAATATTTATCTCATTGTCGTAACAATTTATTAATGCTCTAACGTTTTTAAAAAAGTATGTCACGAATTCTTAATTTCCCCGTCGAGTGAAATTCATGTCTGGCTTGCGTTTGATCCTGATCACTTGTACTTACTTAATTACCCATTCCGTTCaatacaatttcttttatttcgcgtattgtttataatattaagCATTCGGTGAATTACCTTTAGTTTCTCATTAGATCAAGTGTCAAGGTAAGAAATACATTTTCTAGCGTGTTTTCGGTGATTTATCCGCGTAGTCGATAATTGACGCGGGTGAGTAACCCAAAGGTTTGCGTTTCGTGAATAAACGGGGTCGAAGTTCAGAGCACATGCTAACTTATGTGAGCTCgagatatttatgaaatttcattatgcTAATTATTAGTACGGAAACAGGCAATGTAATTAACGAACTAATATACGCGTGAAGTAATAAGATCAATGGTATCTTCTGCACGCAGTGTTCTATTTAAACAACCTTTTCGTAGATTAGCGAGAAACATCAATGATTCGTGGAAAATAAACACGTAACTTCGACGCCATAAGCGGCAGAAGATCTTCTATTtcgttgaaaattatttttgttgaTTTCTATATATGATGTAACATTATAGAAACGACGAATAATTATATGCATGGCAGGAATTTTTCCGAAGATGGAAcaagaatattataattaacaagaattaaaaaatttgaaattattacgAAAGTTATATTACATGTAAATTATAGCGTTTTGTTGATTAATTGGTCACCTGTACGTTAATTCTCTTAATATCTTATTATATGGATATATTAGCGatatttaatgagccattcatTCAAATCATTTATGATTCTATGGAAAAGAACCCAATGTTATTTCTATCGAGAATTACTTGTACATAATTGACATTTAGATTTTGCTGCTCGCTGTTCACTTTCATCTAGTTAAAGCACGACGACACCACATTTACATCATTGATAGACCGAGTATTTCGCGCATGTACATACGTAGTTTGTTTTTCGTGTCACGTTCTCATTGTTCCGCGAAATACGCCATCGCGAATTGAGCCTATTTTTCGGAGAATGGGCTAACAGTGAAACGAGTACATATTTTTGTTTGCGTGAAGCGACATGGAAGTAGTTGATTACCGTGTGTTGCAACGATCTATTTGCAGTTGGTCGAATTTTGTTGATAGCGGAAAATCTAGTGGGAAAGCGAGATCTTTGCTGAggatacaatttttatttttttagtatattttcgaataaacgtttttgtttattttcagTATGAAACGATTTGCCACTTTACAGCGAGATTGTAAAATCCATCAGTAAACCAAGTAATCGTGTTTTGGTTGTCAGGATGAAGGAATTGACAGACATATGGACACATGCGGACTTAGAACTGAACGGACAATCctggaatgaaatttttaataaatagtcTACTATGTTTGTAccttatatatgtatactaataaatatttgcattttTCATATTTGCAAATCAAATGCCGTTAATTATGTGTTGTTATTTTCTCTCGTGGTGTGAGATTTTAAAACAGAAATGGGTCTACACCCCTAAGACATTATTCGGTAGCCGTTGAATGATTTAATTTCCATGTAAATTTCAGCCATCaaaattcatttaatatttatatgctTCATCTCGTACTCACAaacaatattgtaatatatttttacattttgatgGACACTAATAATGCCGTAGATGTATTGTAATGCTGTAGAAACGGTATTAAACTGTCATACATCTGTTTCTATACTTCTTATCATTATTCGCATAAAACAATAACAATTTTGCACAATATGT includes:
- the LOC126878363 gene encoding arrestin domain-containing protein 17 isoform X1, with the translated sequence MGLKDFRIIYDNPWGTYYPGQTVSGNIIVVLNSTKKIRGICVKIKGVANTCWTTDKQDMDERGQYRDGTQTVTAHEEYFDTKYYLVGSASGGEIEIQGGEHKFPFQCILPMNLPSSFESDFGHVRYTVKATLDRPWKFDQEVKSPFTVVSPFDLNQEVRSSEKVQVEMSKTFCCLCCGTPSLTVNYSLPVRGYVPGQTMPIKVNVENLSGITVETIKLILCKIVTFRATTPTTDTKTEEIVIAEVAKGPVEGHGTADYEQKLDIPPLPPSNLRNCGIIDLEYNLKVVACVSGWYHRNLTQNTLIFVGTVPLINYQTPSAPSAEGYPQPSEIGWTMTGIPVSSVDGSPPSNLYPNLPPPSYEESTNGARSLWERGESEYIFGVSNRFAPKYPVFNFAANQ
- the LOC126878363 gene encoding arrestin domain-containing protein 17 isoform X2, yielding MDERGQYRDGTQTVTAHEEYFDTKYYLVGSASGGEIEIQGGEHKFPFQCILPMNLPSSFESDFGHVRYTVKATLDRPWKFDQEVKSPFTVVSPFDLNQEVRSSEKVQVEMSKTFCCLCCGTPSLTVNYSLPVRGYVPGQTMPIKVNVENLSGITVETIKLILCKIVTFRATTPTTDTKTEEIVIAEVAKGPVEGHGTADYEQKLDIPPLPPSNLRNCGIIDLEYNLKVVACVSGWYHRNLTQNTLIFVGTVPLINYQTPSAPSAEGYPQPSEIGWTMTGIPVSSVDGSPPSNLYPNLPPPSYEESTNGARSLWERGESEYIFGVSNRFAPKYPVFNFAANQ